One genomic region from Bradyrhizobium icense encodes:
- a CDS encoding nuclear transport factor 2 family protein, whose translation MSTAEVAKQFTAALKAGKFDEAERYWSDDVVSYEAQDGPMREVRGRTAVHSKGEWWTANHDVHSFEAEGPYLNGDCFALHFKINVTPKATGQRTQMDEIGLYTVKDGKIVEERFFY comes from the coding sequence ATGAGCACCGCCGAGGTCGCCAAGCAGTTCACCGCCGCACTCAAAGCTGGCAAGTTCGACGAGGCGGAGCGCTACTGGTCGGACGACGTCGTGAGCTACGAGGCCCAGGACGGGCCCATGCGCGAGGTCCGCGGCCGCACGGCGGTGCACAGCAAGGGCGAATGGTGGACCGCCAATCATGACGTGCACAGCTTCGAAGCCGAGGGGCCCTATCTGAACGGCGATTGTTTCGCCCTCCACTTCAAAATCAACGTGACGCCGAAGGCGACCGGCCAGCGCACGCAGATGGACGAAATCGGCCTCTACACGGTCAAGGACGGCAAGATCGTCGAGGAGCGGTTCTTTTATTGA
- a CDS encoding tripartite tricarboxylate transporter substrate binding protein — MRGKVVALVAAAVGIVACGPAWAGWPDDKPIEVVIGFAPGGGTDVMARKLLPFVEQRLGGKAKFVVLNKPGAGGEIAFAAIARGAPDAYSIGVVNVPGYNFIPMTRKTQYSTDEIRLVARVVDDPSVIVVPAESKLTSLAEVLAALRSKPGSVTIGHNGAGTNGHLAIRMLANAAKVEPNEISYRGTAAQRTDLLGGHLQVGMVSLSELPELHGTNKGPLRAIAILSKQRSPSLPDVPTAEEAGIPITMTAERGFAVPKAVSDEIAKKLEAAIAEGLRDPEYIKSSPGDAPVLAFMPGAEWQKRLDDMNQALRPFAEEMKAQEQK; from the coding sequence ATGCGTGGTAAGGTCGTCGCACTGGTTGCAGCAGCAGTCGGAATCGTGGCTTGCGGACCAGCTTGGGCGGGATGGCCAGACGACAAGCCGATCGAAGTGGTCATTGGTTTTGCTCCCGGTGGCGGGACCGACGTCATGGCGCGCAAGCTCCTGCCGTTCGTCGAGCAGAGATTGGGCGGAAAGGCCAAATTCGTTGTGCTGAACAAGCCTGGCGCCGGTGGAGAGATCGCGTTTGCCGCGATTGCCCGTGGCGCGCCGGATGCTTACTCGATCGGCGTGGTCAATGTGCCCGGCTATAATTTCATCCCGATGACGCGAAAGACCCAGTACAGCACGGATGAAATCCGGCTGGTCGCGCGCGTGGTCGACGATCCCAGCGTGATCGTGGTGCCTGCGGAGAGTAAGCTTACAAGCCTTGCGGAGGTTCTGGCTGCGCTGCGCAGCAAGCCGGGTTCGGTAACAATCGGCCATAATGGTGCGGGCACGAACGGACATCTGGCGATCCGCATGCTGGCGAATGCTGCCAAGGTCGAGCCCAACGAGATTTCCTATCGCGGAACGGCCGCGCAAAGGACCGATCTTCTGGGCGGCCATTTGCAGGTTGGAATGGTCAGCCTCAGCGAACTCCCCGAGCTTCACGGCACCAACAAGGGACCACTCCGCGCGATTGCAATTCTGTCGAAGCAGCGCTCGCCGTCACTCCCCGACGTTCCGACGGCAGAGGAAGCAGGCATCCCGATCACGATGACCGCGGAACGCGGCTTCGCCGTACCAAAGGCCGTTTCGGACGAGATCGCCAAAAAGCTCGAAGCCGCCATTGCGGAGGGCCTGCGCGATCCCGAATACATCAAGAGCTCGCCCGGCGACGCCCCGGTTCTCGCGTTCATGCCAGGCGCAGAATGGCAAAAGCGACTCGACGACATGAACCAAGCCCTGCGGCCGTTCGCGGAAGAGATGAAGGCGCAGGAGCAGAAGTGA
- a CDS encoding CHRD domain-containing protein has product MSTAFRVVLEGTQEVPPNDSTASGLGTVVFDSTEIAASYTFRIEGVDYGPITGGSAQTPSTLDDVISTHFHNQVRGMNGPVVFGQINPAQDEDDLNIALNADGSWMVSGRWETTDPASVPITDFADELGSAPVGSEIPIYFNVHTEQFQGGEIRGQLIAIADDNDNVVVGTPGDDFLPGLGGNDIIRGLAGNDRLEGGDGDDIIDGGEGDDDINTGAGNDLVFGGQGNDTVGGMAGSDTVFGGAGDDFIAWNDPTGDVVFGDAGNDTLRGGDVAADTIFGGEGDDLIRAVANQQLADHAPDRLFGDDGNDTIIGGNADDTIEGGAGDDNLAGFGGADQFVFRESEPGNDLIVDFDVTQDVVVLEGFGADFDPLDNLSAAPSGATLDLGEGSQVVFLGLLATEFGASNFLVTA; this is encoded by the coding sequence ATGTCCACAGCGTTCCGCGTGGTTCTCGAAGGCACTCAGGAAGTCCCTCCGAACGACTCGACTGCAAGCGGTCTCGGCACTGTCGTCTTTGACAGCACGGAAATTGCCGCGAGCTATACGTTTCGGATCGAAGGCGTCGATTACGGCCCGATTACGGGCGGTTCGGCCCAGACGCCGTCGACCCTGGACGACGTCATCTCCACGCATTTTCACAACCAAGTGCGAGGAATGAACGGGCCCGTTGTCTTCGGGCAGATCAATCCGGCACAGGACGAGGATGATCTCAACATCGCGCTGAATGCGGATGGCTCCTGGATGGTAAGCGGTCGATGGGAGACGACGGACCCCGCCAGCGTTCCAATCACCGACTTCGCCGACGAACTCGGCTCAGCTCCGGTGGGATCGGAGATCCCGATCTATTTCAACGTCCATACAGAGCAATTTCAAGGGGGTGAGATACGGGGTCAGTTGATCGCAATCGCCGATGACAACGACAACGTTGTCGTCGGAACGCCGGGCGACGATTTTCTTCCCGGGCTCGGCGGCAATGACATCATCCGTGGCCTGGCCGGGAACGACAGACTTGAAGGCGGCGACGGCGACGACATTATCGACGGCGGCGAGGGCGACGACGACATCAACACAGGTGCCGGCAATGACCTGGTTTTCGGCGGTCAAGGCAACGATACCGTCGGCGGCATGGCCGGAAGCGATACAGTCTTCGGCGGCGCCGGCGATGACTTCATTGCCTGGAATGATCCTACGGGCGATGTCGTATTTGGGGATGCCGGGAATGACACGCTGCGAGGCGGCGACGTTGCCGCCGACACGATCTTTGGCGGTGAGGGTGACGACCTGATCCGGGCGGTCGCCAACCAGCAGTTGGCGGATCACGCGCCCGACCGGCTGTTCGGAGATGACGGCAATGACACCATCATCGGCGGCAATGCGGATGATACGATCGAAGGCGGCGCCGGCGACGACAACCTCGCCGGATTCGGCGGGGCCGATCAGTTCGTCTTTCGCGAGTCTGAACCGGGCAATGATCTCATCGTCGACTTCGATGTAACGCAGGACGTTGTGGTGTTGGAGGGCTTTGGAGCCGACTTCGATCCGCTGGACAATCTGAGCGCTGCACCTTCGGGCGCCACCCTTGACCTTGGCGAGGGCAGTCAGGTGGTGTTCCTGGGTCTACTTGCGACCGAATTTGGAGCCTCGAATTTCCTCGTGACCGCCTGA
- a CDS encoding ferritin-like domain-containing protein translates to MEIRNFKDMYLAELQELVSVEEQLAEALLRMAAAASHPALKDALVDHHAETVTQKERLVAILRQHGADPSAHVDQAMEALIRETRKMLGMLEGDDLRDAGLIASAQKLEHYEIAAYGSAAALAGQLELRNDQATLHESLMEEKEIDALLTDIAKGEVNPDALAA, encoded by the coding sequence ATGGAGATCAGGAATTTCAAGGACATGTACCTTGCCGAACTGCAGGAACTGGTGAGCGTCGAGGAGCAACTTGCGGAAGCCTTGCTGCGTATGGCGGCGGCCGCATCCCACCCGGCGCTCAAGGACGCGCTGGTGGACCATCACGCCGAGACGGTCACGCAGAAGGAGCGCCTCGTGGCCATCCTTCGCCAGCATGGCGCCGACCCGTCAGCGCATGTCGACCAGGCCATGGAGGCGCTCATCCGTGAGACCCGGAAGATGCTCGGCATGCTGGAGGGCGACGATCTGCGCGATGCCGGCCTGATCGCATCCGCCCAGAAGCTCGAGCACTATGAAATCGCCGCCTACGGCTCGGCCGCCGCGCTGGCCGGGCAGTTGGAATTGCGCAACGACCAGGCGACGCTGCACGAGAGCCTGATGGAAGAGAAAGAGATCGATGCGCTGCTTACCGACATCGCCAAGGGTGAGGTCAACCCGGATGCTCTGGCGGCGTGA
- a CDS encoding PilZ domain-containing protein has translation MDENRIAPRRRLLKAGKISFGGGAAIDCTVRNLSETGAALEVISPVGIPERFTLVIEADHIQVPCRVVWRKGTRIGVHFET, from the coding sequence GTGGACGAGAACAGAATAGCACCACGGCGCCGGCTGTTGAAGGCAGGCAAGATTTCGTTCGGTGGCGGCGCTGCCATCGATTGCACGGTGCGCAATCTTTCCGAAACCGGCGCCGCGCTCGAGGTGATCTCCCCGGTCGGCATTCCCGAACGCTTCACGCTGGTGATCGAAGCCGACCACATCCAAGTGCCGTGCCGCGTCGTCTGGCGAAAGGGGACGCGGATCGGGGTTCATTTCGAAACCTGA
- a CDS encoding aldo/keto reductase, with the protein MQYRQLGRSGLKISPICLGTMMFGGPTDEATSSRIIAKAREAGINFIDTADAYNGGQSEQVVGRAISNNRANWILATKLANQIGDDPNRGGLSRRWVMQAADESLQRLGTDFIDIYYLHKEDHATPLEETVRAIGDLMRQGKIRYFGVSNYRAWRVAKICNICDNNGIDRPIVSQPYYNAMNRMPEVEHFPACGYYGLGIVPYSPLARGVLTGKYKPDAAPDQDTRAGRADKRMMQTEWRPESLQLAQEIKQHAEARGITAGQFAVSWVLNSSFVSGVIAGPRTEEQWDDYIKALDYRFTAEDEALIDRLVTSGHPSTPGFNDPAYPIEGRRARTDGTAQ; encoded by the coding sequence ATGCAGTACCGCCAACTCGGCCGCAGCGGCCTGAAGATTTCACCGATTTGTCTCGGCACCATGATGTTCGGCGGCCCTACCGACGAGGCGACGTCGTCGCGCATCATTGCGAAAGCGCGCGAGGCGGGCATCAACTTCATCGACACCGCAGATGCCTATAATGGCGGCCAGTCCGAGCAGGTGGTCGGCCGCGCCATTTCGAACAATCGCGCGAACTGGATTCTGGCGACAAAACTCGCCAACCAGATCGGCGACGATCCCAACCGCGGCGGGCTGTCGCGGCGCTGGGTGATGCAGGCGGCGGACGAAAGCCTGCAGCGGCTCGGCACCGATTTCATCGACATCTACTACCTGCACAAGGAGGATCATGCGACGCCGCTGGAGGAGACGGTGCGCGCGATCGGCGATTTGATGCGCCAGGGCAAGATCCGCTATTTCGGCGTCTCCAACTACCGTGCCTGGCGCGTCGCCAAGATCTGCAACATCTGCGACAACAACGGCATCGACCGCCCGATCGTCAGCCAGCCCTATTACAACGCCATGAACCGGATGCCCGAAGTCGAGCACTTCCCGGCGTGCGGCTATTACGGCCTCGGCATCGTGCCCTATAGCCCCTTGGCGCGCGGGGTGCTGACCGGCAAGTACAAGCCGGATGCGGCGCCCGACCAGGACACGCGTGCGGGGCGCGCCGACAAGCGCATGATGCAGACCGAATGGCGTCCGGAATCGCTACAGCTCGCCCAGGAGATCAAGCAGCATGCCGAAGCGCGCGGCATCACCGCCGGGCAATTCGCGGTTTCCTGGGTGCTGAATTCGTCATTCGTAAGCGGGGTGATCGCGGGCCCCCGCACCGAAGAGCAGTGGGACGATTACATCAAGGCGCTCGACTATCGCTTCACGGCAGAGGACGAGGCGCTGATCGACCGGCTGGTGACGAGCGGCCATCCCTCGACGCCGGGGTTCAACGACCCGGCCTATCCGATCGAGGGGCGGCGGGCGAGGACGGACGGCACTGCCCAATAA
- a CDS encoding PaaI family thioesterase — protein MTAKAADKLKSDGWKIVETSGFLHLIGPLWQRVVDGVHEYALATEDKHHNRRGLVQGGVIMTFADRTCGMTARFVSGKPTLATVQLDTHFVEAGKIGEILVSKPHVVRSTRSLIFITTEVTVDKRCIAMASGVFKILKSEG, from the coding sequence ATGACGGCCAAGGCCGCGGACAAGCTCAAATCCGACGGCTGGAAGATCGTCGAAACCTCCGGCTTCCTGCACCTGATCGGCCCGCTGTGGCAACGCGTCGTCGACGGCGTGCACGAATACGCGCTTGCCACCGAAGACAAGCACCATAACCGCCGCGGCCTGGTGCAGGGCGGCGTGATCATGACCTTCGCCGACCGTACCTGCGGCATGACCGCCCGCTTCGTCTCCGGCAAGCCGACGCTGGCGACCGTGCAGCTCGATACGCACTTTGTCGAAGCCGGCAAGATCGGAGAGATCCTGGTGTCAAAGCCGCACGTGGTGCGCTCGACCCGCAGTCTCATTTTCATCACGACGGAAGTGACGGTCGACAAACGCTGTATCGCGATGGCGAGCGGTGTGTTCAAGATATTGAAGAGCGAGGGTTGA
- a CDS encoding NUDIX hydrolase, which produces MVRPFDDTTRRNIAELCGAFTRAPSEGMGPELKRAAVAIALTEAEGGAGTTFLLTRRAASLRAHAAQWALPGGRCDHGETPAQSALRELHEELGVGLGEGDVLGLLDDYPTRSGYLITPVVVWVGTSANIVPNPAEVASVHRVALGDIEREDVFSFTTIPESTRRVIRFRHAGQHIHAPTAALIYQFAEVLAGRDTRVADLEQPVFAWR; this is translated from the coding sequence ATGGTCAGGCCATTTGACGATACCACACGGCGGAATATTGCAGAGCTTTGCGGGGCATTCACGCGGGCGCCCTCGGAGGGCATGGGGCCTGAGCTGAAGCGCGCCGCGGTCGCCATCGCGCTGACGGAAGCCGAGGGCGGCGCGGGCACCACATTTCTGTTGACCCGCCGCGCCGCAAGCCTGCGCGCCCACGCCGCGCAATGGGCGCTGCCGGGCGGACGCTGCGATCACGGCGAGACGCCGGCGCAGTCCGCGCTGCGCGAGCTTCACGAAGAACTCGGTGTCGGTCTCGGCGAGGGCGATGTGCTGGGCCTGCTCGACGATTACCCGACGCGCTCAGGCTATCTGATCACGCCGGTCGTGGTCTGGGTCGGCACCAGCGCCAATATCGTACCCAATCCGGCGGAGGTCGCCTCGGTGCATCGCGTCGCGCTCGGCGATATCGAGCGCGAAGACGTCTTCAGCTTCACCACCATTCCCGAAAGCACGCGGCGCGTGATCCGCTTCCGCCATGCCGGCCAGCACATCCACGCACCGACGGCGGCGCTGATCTATCAGTTTGCCGAAGTGCTGGCGGGACGGGACACGCGGGTAGCGGATCTGGAGCAACCGGTGTTCGCCTGGCGGTAA
- a CDS encoding EAL domain-containing protein: MEQINFSEYSRAAHFGHRKLTPRACVVDSKRHLRLFLSDALEDLGFVTCECGQAGDLAGVLQAEQPDLIVLSVCADGINVGEILEAIVRKNFGGKVLVIGQPEAIMVKAVRQIGEEYGIAMLPSLPTPFGAASLRASLATLLPAEPAPSPAVDVAEALKAGWLELWYQQKIDTRTLVPSGAEALVRMRHPAWGVVPPAYFIPDEKDPHFRKLSEFVVGRAIEDWRYLLESQGPVDLSINLPISFFGNAAAVRDLCRAMPAHPAFAGLLIEINSSDVVDHPDVAVDAARRLRLHNIAIAIDNVGAEWPSLLELRSFPFIELKVDQQYVKGCADDRLKQTVCRRIVELARDNGARAVAQGIETRADYLAAHEMGFDLVQGHLFGKPVAVRKFARSRAQLAAGSEKAL, translated from the coding sequence ATGGAGCAAATCAACTTCAGCGAGTATTCTCGCGCAGCGCACTTTGGACATCGGAAGCTGACGCCCAGAGCGTGCGTCGTCGACAGCAAAAGGCACCTTCGATTATTCCTTTCCGACGCTCTCGAGGATCTCGGTTTCGTGACCTGCGAATGCGGTCAGGCCGGCGATCTGGCGGGCGTACTGCAGGCGGAGCAGCCCGACCTGATCGTGCTCAGCGTGTGCGCCGACGGGATCAATGTCGGCGAAATTCTCGAGGCAATCGTCCGGAAAAATTTCGGCGGCAAGGTTCTGGTGATCGGTCAACCCGAAGCGATCATGGTTAAGGCCGTCAGGCAAATTGGCGAAGAATACGGCATTGCCATGCTGCCCTCGCTGCCGACGCCGTTCGGCGCGGCGAGCCTGCGCGCCAGCCTCGCGACGCTGCTGCCTGCCGAGCCGGCGCCAAGCCCCGCCGTCGACGTCGCCGAGGCGTTGAAGGCCGGCTGGCTGGAATTATGGTATCAGCAGAAGATCGACACCCGCACGCTGGTCCCGAGCGGCGCGGAGGCGCTGGTTCGGATGCGGCATCCGGCCTGGGGCGTGGTCCCGCCGGCCTACTTCATTCCCGATGAGAAGGACCCGCATTTTCGCAAGCTCTCCGAATTCGTCGTCGGCCGCGCGATCGAGGACTGGCGCTATCTGCTGGAGAGCCAGGGTCCGGTCGACCTCTCGATCAACCTGCCGATATCGTTCTTCGGCAACGCGGCGGCGGTGCGCGATCTCTGCCGCGCCATGCCCGCCCATCCCGCATTCGCTGGACTTCTGATTGAAATCAACAGCAGTGATGTGGTCGACCATCCGGATGTCGCAGTGGATGCCGCAAGACGGCTGCGCCTGCACAATATCGCGATCGCCATCGACAATGTCGGCGCCGAATGGCCGTCGCTCCTCGAGCTTCGGAGCTTCCCGTTCATCGAACTGAAGGTCGACCAGCAATACGTCAAGGGTTGCGCGGACGACCGGCTGAAGCAGACGGTATGCCGACGCATCGTCGAACTGGCCCGGGACAACGGCGCTCGCGCCGTCGCCCAGGGCATCGAAACCCGCGCCGATTATCTCGCCGCCCACGAGATGGGGTTCGACCTGGTCCAGGGCCATCTGTTCGGCAAGCCGGTGGCGGTGCGCAAATTCGCGCGGTCGCGCGCTCAGCTTGCAGCCGGCTCCGAGAAGGCTCTTTGA
- a CDS encoding TAXI family TRAP transporter solute-binding subunit has product MRKTTAILAMALGLAFAGAAHAQQKTMSIGTGGTGGVYYPLGGAVANVLSKNLPNVQATAEVTGGSVDNLKLIGAGKSELAFTMADAALDALQGQDKFKSGKVPLQALLVVYPNRMHVVTVEGTGIQTMADLKGKRVSTGSPGSATEVMAFRVIEAAGLDKDKDMKRERLGVAESVNAVKDRKIDAFFWVGGIPTAAVTDLAATPGLKMKLIDHGDLAEKMNAKYGKLYSPGKIKAGSYPGYDKDNSIAEVWNLIVTGDKMSNEDAYTIVKTLVEKKADIVAVHKEAESFTLDNQVQERSPIPFHPGALKYFKEKGIGG; this is encoded by the coding sequence ATGAGAAAAACCACAGCGATACTGGCGATGGCTTTGGGGCTAGCCTTTGCCGGCGCAGCCCATGCGCAACAGAAGACCATGTCGATCGGCACCGGCGGCACCGGCGGCGTCTACTATCCGCTCGGCGGCGCCGTCGCCAACGTGCTCTCGAAGAACCTGCCCAACGTGCAGGCCACAGCCGAAGTCACCGGCGGCTCGGTCGACAATCTGAAGCTGATCGGCGCCGGCAAGAGCGAGCTTGCCTTCACCATGGCCGATGCCGCGCTCGATGCTTTGCAAGGGCAGGACAAGTTCAAGAGCGGCAAGGTGCCGCTGCAGGCGCTGCTCGTGGTCTATCCGAACCGCATGCATGTGGTGACGGTAGAAGGCACCGGCATCCAGACCATGGCAGACCTCAAGGGCAAGCGCGTTTCGACGGGATCGCCCGGCAGCGCCACCGAAGTGATGGCATTCCGCGTCATCGAGGCGGCCGGCCTCGACAAGGACAAGGATATGAAGCGCGAGCGGCTCGGCGTTGCCGAATCCGTCAACGCGGTCAAGGACCGCAAGATCGACGCCTTCTTCTGGGTCGGCGGCATTCCGACCGCTGCGGTCACCGATCTCGCGGCCACGCCCGGCCTGAAGATGAAGCTGATCGACCATGGCGATCTGGCGGAGAAGATGAATGCCAAATACGGCAAGCTCTATTCTCCCGGAAAGATCAAGGCGGGCTCCTATCCTGGCTACGACAAGGACAACTCCATTGCCGAAGTCTGGAATCTGATCGTCACCGGCGACAAGATGAGCAACGAGGACGCCTACACCATCGTCAAGACGCTGGTGGAGAAGAAGGCCGACATCGTCGCCGTGCACAAGGAAGCCGAGAGTTTTACGCTCGACAACCAGGTGCAGGAGCGCTCGCCGATCCCGTTCCACCCCGGCGCGTTGAAGTACTTCAAGGAGAAAGGCATCGGCGGCTAA
- a CDS encoding TRAP transporter permease, with the protein MAADKTTPPNDEVVAVSDEALHKAEAYIEAEEGAANRLMGWAGRISTTIAVVMSLFHLYAAYAIVPTQELRYTHVAFTLILSFLLFPLATRFRNRVRWWDIVPGIVAVATVVYALWGGEDFTDRATTPDRWDVIVGIVFIVMLLEATRRTTGPIMPVVSLLFIAYAMLGPYLPAPWTHRGYDLDRLVGHLFITLEGIFGVAVDVSATLIILFTIYGAFLQHSGAGKFFIDFSLALMGGKPNSAGRTVVLSSFLLGGPSGSGVATTVMIGTVAYPMMAKAGFERNAAGGLLAAGGLGAILSPPVLGAAAFLIAEFLKISYLDVIWMATIPTCLYYMSLLFMVELDAKKFHAKNVTFTPEMSLGQMTMRYGFHFISLLAVVFFMVIGYSPSLSVFYAIVVTFALSFLRRETALVPSKLVKALADGSIGALNAATTCACAGIVVGIVTLTGLGLKFSSIVIAYAGGSLLLTAIYTALIVWVIGLAVPVTASYIICAVIAAPALVKLGVPDYAAHMFIFYYAVLSEVSPPTALSPFAAAAITGGDPYKTTLQSWKYTLPAFLVPFVFVLDPQGGGLLMSIPKGGSWVDILEITIKTSLGLLALAAFAQNWALRQNTAVERGLLLLSGLLLVFPSLIEAIVEWITGRDISYTYVPGLIIGLGVLLWQARTRSPERPALTT; encoded by the coding sequence ATGGCAGCAGACAAGACAACGCCGCCCAATGACGAGGTCGTCGCCGTTTCGGACGAAGCCTTGCACAAGGCGGAGGCCTACATCGAGGCGGAGGAAGGCGCAGCCAACCGGCTGATGGGATGGGCGGGAAGAATTTCGACCACGATTGCCGTGGTCATGAGCCTGTTTCACCTCTATGCGGCCTATGCCATCGTTCCGACCCAGGAGCTTCGCTACACCCACGTCGCCTTCACCTTGATCTTGAGTTTCCTGCTGTTTCCGCTGGCGACGCGGTTTCGCAACCGCGTGCGCTGGTGGGACATCGTTCCCGGGATCGTCGCGGTGGCAACCGTCGTCTACGCGCTGTGGGGCGGTGAGGATTTTACCGATCGCGCTACCACGCCCGACCGCTGGGACGTGATCGTGGGCATCGTCTTCATCGTGATGCTGCTGGAAGCGACGCGGCGGACCACGGGCCCGATCATGCCGGTGGTGTCGCTACTGTTCATTGCCTATGCAATGCTCGGTCCGTATCTGCCGGCGCCCTGGACCCATCGCGGCTACGACCTGGACCGCCTGGTCGGTCACCTCTTCATTACGCTGGAAGGCATCTTCGGCGTCGCAGTCGATGTGTCGGCGACGCTGATCATCCTGTTCACGATCTATGGCGCATTCCTGCAGCATTCCGGCGCCGGCAAGTTCTTCATCGATTTCTCGCTGGCCTTGATGGGCGGCAAGCCGAACAGCGCCGGCCGCACCGTGGTGCTGTCGTCGTTCCTGCTCGGCGGCCCCTCCGGGTCGGGCGTCGCCACGACCGTGATGATCGGCACCGTGGCCTATCCGATGATGGCCAAGGCGGGCTTCGAGAGGAACGCCGCGGGCGGATTGCTGGCTGCCGGCGGACTGGGCGCGATCCTGTCACCGCCTGTGCTCGGCGCCGCCGCGTTCCTGATCGCCGAGTTTCTCAAGATCAGCTACCTCGACGTGATCTGGATGGCGACCATCCCGACCTGTCTCTACTACATGTCGCTCTTGTTCATGGTCGAGTTGGACGCCAAGAAATTCCATGCCAAGAACGTGACCTTCACGCCCGAGATGTCGCTCGGCCAAATGACCATGCGGTACGGCTTCCACTTCATCTCGCTGCTCGCCGTCGTGTTTTTCATGGTCATCGGCTACTCGCCGTCGCTATCGGTGTTCTACGCCATTGTCGTTACCTTTGCGCTGAGCTTCCTGCGCCGGGAGACCGCGCTGGTGCCGAGCAAACTGGTGAAGGCACTGGCCGACGGCTCGATCGGCGCGCTCAATGCCGCAACCACCTGCGCCTGCGCCGGCATCGTGGTGGGCATCGTGACGCTGACCGGTCTCGGTCTCAAATTCTCGTCGATCGTCATCGCCTATGCCGGCGGCAGTCTCTTGCTGACCGCGATCTACACCGCGCTGATCGTCTGGGTTATCGGCCTCGCCGTGCCGGTGACGGCGTCCTACATCATCTGCGCGGTCATCGCGGCGCCCGCGCTGGTCAAGCTCGGCGTGCCCGATTACGCCGCGCACATGTTCATCTTCTACTATGCCGTCCTGTCGGAGGTCTCGCCGCCGACGGCACTCTCTCCGTTCGCGGCGGCCGCCATCACCGGCGGCGATCCCTACAAGACCACGCTGCAATCCTGGAAATATACGCTGCCGGCGTTCCTGGTGCCGTTCGTCTTCGTGCTCGATCCGCAGGGCGGCGGCCTGCTGATGTCCATTCCCAAAGGCGGATCGTGGGTCGATATTCTCGAAATCACGATCAAGACAAGCCTGGGGCTGCTGGCGCTGGCTGCATTTGCCCAGAACTGGGCGCTGCGACAAAATACAGCGGTCGAGCGCGGCCTGCTTCTGCTATCCGGGTTGCTGCTGGTGTTCCCAAGCCTGATTGAGGCAATCGTCGAATGGATCACTGGCCGCGATATCAGCTACACTTATGTGCCCGGCCTGATCATCGGCCTCGGCGTATTGCTGTGGCAGGCCAGAACGCGGTCGCCAGAGCGACCCGCGCTCACAACATAG
- a CDS encoding SDR family NAD(P)-dependent oxidoreductase has product MERLKGKVAMVVGAGSIGPGWGNGKATAVTFAREGAQVFCVDRNAAAAQETVDIITGEGGKAAAFTADVSREAEVEAMVAACLKAYGRIDVLDNNVGIAEMGSVVEVNEASWDHVFAVNLKSAYFAMKHVIPVMQKQGGGSVINISSIASIRHLGISYVTYGASKAAMNQMTRTTAVQFAKDHVRVNCILPGLMKTPMVEHSAGLAASYSAGDIEAMWRARDAQVPMGHMGDAWDVANAALFLASDESRYVTGIELVVDGGITVKSS; this is encoded by the coding sequence ATGGAACGGCTCAAGGGCAAGGTGGCGATGGTGGTGGGCGCGGGGTCGATCGGTCCCGGCTGGGGTAATGGCAAGGCGACCGCCGTGACGTTTGCGCGCGAGGGCGCGCAGGTGTTCTGCGTCGACCGCAACGCAGCGGCGGCGCAGGAAACCGTCGACATCATCACGGGCGAGGGCGGCAAGGCTGCAGCTTTCACCGCCGACGTTTCGCGCGAGGCCGAGGTCGAGGCGATGGTGGCGGCCTGCCTGAAGGCCTACGGCCGCATCGACGTGCTCGACAACAATGTCGGCATCGCCGAAATGGGCAGCGTCGTCGAGGTGAACGAAGCGAGTTGGGATCACGTTTTCGCGGTCAATCTCAAGAGCGCCTACTTTGCCATGAAGCACGTCATTCCCGTGATGCAGAAGCAGGGCGGCGGTTCGGTCATCAATATCTCGTCGATCGCATCGATCCGCCATCTCGGCATATCCTACGTCACCTATGGCGCCTCGAAGGCGGCGATGAACCAGATGACGCGCACGACTGCCGTGCAATTCGCGAAAGATCATGTTCGCGTGAACTGCATCTTGCCGGGCCTGATGAAGACGCCGATGGTCGAGCACTCAGCCGGCCTTGCTGCAAGCTATTCGGCCGGCGACATCGAAGCGATGTGGCGGGCGCGCGACGCGCAGGTGCCGATGGGGCACATGGGCGATGCCTGGGACGTTGCCAATGCGGCGCTGTTTCTCGCCTCCGACGAATCCCGCTACGTCACCGGAATCGAACTCGTGGTCGACGGCGGGATAACGGTGAAGTCGAGTTAG